From one Plasmodium coatneyi strain Hackeri chromosome 9, complete sequence genomic stretch:
- a CDS encoding SICA antigen → MAWYLAVLRCRDNNVTWYLAVLRCKDNNYFFLGKTRKRHRRSHQVRGPPTLEEQPLDHVDDQDDGPLEYTLVKERKQPRSTPQRRRQKRGGGRVDRRTIIDIHLEVLNECQKGDLHSTKEDFLKIIVEEFMGSEFIKEKNVSNVNVPNEEVPSSDSEFEVPRLGLREEDFVPKEQVPSSHSGFREEDFVPKEEIPKKCVPKEQVPSSDSGFRQEHFIPKEKVLEEQVPRIDVPKGGVLMEQVPSSDSGFRNEDFVPTEDVPKKCVPKEQIPSSGLGFREENFVPEEQVQCSDSGFRVEHFVPMEQVQRSDFGFREEDFVPKVDVPKEDIPKEGVPMEQVPSSDSRF, encoded by the exons atggcctggtatttagctgttttacgGTGTAGGGACAACAATGTAAcctggtatttagctgttttacggtgtaaggacaacaat tattttttcctcggtaaaacaagaaaacgtcacagaagatctcatcaagtacgtggtcctccaactttggaagaacaacctCTTGATCATGTGGATGACCAGGATGATGGTCCACTTGAATATActttagtaaaggaacgaaaacaacCAAGATCAACACCACAAAGAAGAAGACAAAAACGTGGTGGTGGCCGTGTTGATCGACGCactattattgatattcatttagaagtattaaacgaatgtcaaaaaggggacctgcattctacgaaggaagacttccTTAAAATCATTGTGGaggaatttatgggaagtgaatttataaaggagaaaaacgtTTCTAATGTTAATGTTCCAAAtgaagaggttccaagttcagattccgagTTCGAGGTTCCACGTTTAGGTttgagggaggaagactttgttcctaaggaacaggttccaagttcacattctgggtttagggaagaagattttgttcctaaggaagagatTCCTAAGAaatgtgttcctaaggaacaggttccaagttcagattccgggtttaggcaGGAACACTTTATTCCTAAAGAAAAGGTTCttgaggaacaggttcccaggattgatgttcctaagggagGTGTACttatggaacaggttccaagttcagattccgggtttaggaacgaagactttgttcctacagaagatgttcctaagaaatgtgttcctaaggaacagattccaagttcaggtttagggtttagggaggaaaacttcgttcctgaggaacaggttcaatgttcagattccgggtttagggtggaacactttgttcctatggaacaggttcaacgttcagatttcgggtttagggaggaagactttgttcctaaggttgatgttcctaaggaagatattcctaaggaaggtgttcctatggaacaggttccaagttcagattctaggttttag
- a CDS encoding SICA antigen, producing MRVLRRKEWCKEEEGKEGPKEDDGKGLRKGSKEGRDTPCNESDLCNRVKCVTTKWFPSRKRSPNDANQWIGDGGYWKDVEKRLIPLSTAMANGNGADEKLCENIGGKNGTTTEVNRLACTYITAGLKSIYEIERGTPQEGENKEKEKRKIEDNLIFHRTMACVLLNAYADKMIELTEGQPCGITEDTIKKAFAKSKEIKNTVPTCQSDPICVECTRKPKFHCDIGNDKNQYKVKQEVDKLLNGTSGTKIKTTLTAINDINNNLCQRANCVATNWFNDRKGYYDKQDWCTFWDADVKNELGRLSNAMTADNGDTDKLCEGTNSESKIKTEAERAACKVIVRGLKYIYNKVKENKSSADEKRKAEHNLQFWRTMSCIFLNAYADKLQAHAPCPIDENIIKEAFSNGNKNIGSWCKDKDNGQKNGCFACNRQENLKCTLNVDGNLWTNKKKNSGPCDKGGNNMKEEVGKLLNDNKDIQKTLTTINNATTLCERVKCIYYRWGENRKVGEQKQDPEKFWDPDVETRLKNLSEAITKNNETHDNLCNDIQDGSNTTAGSHKKACLFIIAGLKHIYGITKGTESSKPQKIEDDLIFHRTFSCMLLNIFADEMEQKCSDVKEAEIKKMFENGNGQMSIWCKDKVNGNDCVPCERDKGYSSCRIQDTDTNTIGHRMKEMLDPSKVTNQEVKQAVKQAMDSISNICPKDTEASSVSSSVGRSENLPEEAPGPLPPAPKAEPTAAPRNPSAAQPGKDNIIDTADSVIVGDVVLSLDGPPINSTEKGFQDDSRYTRGAWSVTTDGATTTVINATTINTSGPGNLNPGSSGTGSTGTPDHGSSGTSSTTLSSPTQPGAQGPDIPAANGNVDQAATGQENTHSAKVDDSNGGDDGAAAGLVPGVGGVVPGAPGIGGIAGVGTPAAADASPAQGSGGGTGGSQHGGGPGSGKPQGPPQQGRGGDQGGGAGGTLFPVPLTKKISPSELLTPYLPTIPVFIGISAMTYLLWKYFTLGKRRRRHRRAHQVRGPPSLEEQLLDPVDDQDGPHEYTLVKERKQPRSAPTGRTKRSKKRGVGRRGVGRRMIIDIHLEVLNECQKGNLHSTKEDFFEILVQEFMGSEFIKEVNVPKEQIRKEESLPMVDVPMEQVPSSDSVFREEDFVPKEDVPREQVPSSDSGFREGRLSS from the exons ATGAgagttctaaggaggaaagaatggtgtaaggaggaggaaggaaaggaagggcctaaggaggatgacggaaagggtctaagaaaggggtctaaggaaggaagag ACACACCCTGTAACGAAAGTGACCTATGTAATCGTGTTAAATGCGTAACGACGAAGTGGTTCCCCAGCAGGAAGCGTAGTCCAAATGACGCGAATCAGTGG atTGGGGATGGTGGCTATTGGAAGGATGTTGAAAAGAGATTGATCCCACTGTCTACTGCTATGGCTAATGGGAATGGGGCGGACGAAAAACTATGTGAAAACattggtggaaaaaatggcacaactACAGAAGTGAACAGACTGgcgtgtacatatataacagcAGGATTAAAGAGTATTTATGAAATTGAAAGAGGTACACCGCAAGAGGGggagaacaaagaaaaggagaaaaggaagatagaAGATAATCTCATATTCCATCGAACTATGGCATGCGTTTTATTGAACGCATATGCAGATAAAATGATCGAACTAACTGAGGGTCAGCCATGTGGTATTACTGAGGACACTATAAAAAAGGCCTTTGCTAAAAgtaaagaaattaaaaatacaGTACCTACATGCCAGAGTGATCCTATCTGTGTTGAATGTACAAGGAAACCTAAGTTCCATTGTGATATAGGCAATGACAAGAACCAATACAAAGTAAAGCAGGAAGTGGATAAGCTGCTCAATGGGACGAGCGGTACCAAAATAAAGACAACTCTGACTGCTATAaatgatataaataataacctATGTCAACGCGCAAATTGTGTAGCGACTAATTGGTTTAATGATAGAAAGGGGTATTATGACAAACAAGACTGG TGTACATTCTGGGATGCGGACGTCAAAAATGAATTGGGGAGACTGTCTAATGCTATGACCGCTGATAACGGGGATACTGATAAATTATGCGAAGGCACTAATAGtgaaagtaaaataaagacAGAAGCCGAAAGAGCGGCGTGCAAGGTTATTGTGCGGggattaaaatatatttacaataaggtaaaagaaaataagagTAGTGCAGATGAAAAGAGGAAGGCTGAACATAATCTACAATTTTGGCGAACCATGTCATGCATATTTCTGAACGCATACGCAGATAAGCTGCAGGCACATGCACCATGCCCTATCGATGAGaacataataaaagaagcatTTAGTAATGGAAATAAGAATATAGGCTCCTGGTGTAAAGATAAGGATAATGGTCAGAAGAATGGCTGTTTTGCATGTAATAGGCAAGAAAATCTAAAGTGCACATTAAACGTGGATGGAAATCTATGgacaaataagaaaaaaaacagtggaCCATGCGACAAAGGCGGAAAtaatatgaaggaagaagtgggaAAATTGCTCAACGACAATAAAGACATACAAAAAACTTTAACTACCATAAATAATGCAACTACTTTATGTGAACGCGTAAAGTGTATCTACTATAGGTGGGGTGAAAACCGAAAAGTCGGGGAACAGAAACAGGACCCG GAGAAGTTTTGGGATCCGGACGTCGAGACTAGACTGAAGAACTTGTCTGAAGCTATAACTAAGAATAATGAGACGCACGACAATTTATGTAATGATATTCAGGATGGAAGTAATACAACTGCAGGATCTCATAAAAAGGCTTGCCTGTTCATTATTGCAGGTTTAAAACATATTTATGGAATTACAAAGGGCACTGAAAGCAGCAAACCACAGAAGATTGAGGACGACCTCATATTCCATCGAACTTTCTCTTGTATGTTATTGAATATATTCGCTGATGAAATGGAGCAAAAGTGTTCCGACGTAAAGGAAGctgaaataaagaaaatgttcgaaaatggaaatggACAGATGAGTATTTGGTGTAAGGATAAGGTGAATGGTAATGATTGTGTACCATGTGAAAGGGATAAGGGCTATTCATCTTGCAGAATACAGGATACAGACACGAATACAATAGGGCACAGAATGAAAGAGATGCTGGACCCAAGTAAGGTAACGAATCAAGAAGTAAAGCAGGCAGTAAAGCAAGCTATGGATTCTATAAGTAATATATGTCCGAAGGATACGGAAGCATCTTCAGTAAGTAGTTCAGTGGGCAGAAGTGAAAACCTCCCTGAAGAAGCACCAGGACCACTACCACCAGCACCTAAAGCAGAACCAACAGCAGCACCACGTAACCCAAGTGCAGCACAACCAGGTAAGGATAACATTATTGATACTGCAGATAGTGTTATTGTTGGTGATGTTGTACTTTCCCTCGATGGACCCCCAATTAATTCAACAGAAAAAGGTTTTCAGGACGATAGCCGCTACACCCGAGGGGCTTGGTCTGTAACGACTGATGGTGCAACAACCACTGTTATTAATGCAACCACTATTAATACTTCAGGGCCAGGCAATCTTAACCCCGGTTCCTCCGGTACTGGTAGCACAGGAACTCCTGATCATGGTTCATCTGGTACAAGTTCCACTACCTTAAGTAGTCCAACTCAGCCAG gaGCACAAGGTCCGGATATACCTGCTGCTAATGGTAATGTTGATCAAGCAGCAACCGGCCAAGAGAATACTCACAGTGCCAAGGTTGACGACAGTAATGGTGGTGATGATGGTGCAGCTGCTGGTTTGGTGCCCGGTGTTGGTGGTGTCGTACCTGGTGCCCCTGGTATAGGTGGTATTGCTGGTGTTGGTACTCCAGCTGCAGCTGATGCTTCTCCTGCACAAGGATCAGGTGGCGGTACTGGTGGTAGTCAACATGGTGGTGGTCCTGGTTCAGGCAAACCTCAgggaccaccacaacaag GAAGAGGTGGTGATCAAGGGGGGGGTGCCGGAGGCACCCTTTTCCCTGTTCCACTTACTAAGAAGATCAGCCCTTCCGaactccttaccccataccttcctaccattcctgtctTCATTGGTATTTCGGCTATGACCTACTTGCtatggaag TATTTTACCCTCGGTAAGCGAAGACGACGTCacagaagagctcatcaagtacgtggtccaccttccttagaagaacaactccttgatcctgtggacgaccaggatggtccacatgaatataccttagtaaaggaacgaaaacaaccaagatctgctCCAACGGGAAGAACGAAGAGATCAAAAAAACGGGGTGTTGGTCGTCGTGGTGTaggtcgccgcatgattattgatattcatttggaagtcttaaacgaatgtcaaaagggcaacctgcattcgacgaaggaagacttttttgaaattttggttcaagaatttatgggaagcgaatttataaaagaagtaaatgttcctaaggaacaaattcgtaaggaagaaagtcttcctatggttgatgttcctatggaacaggttccaagttcagattccgtgtttagggaggaagactttgttcctaaagaagatgttcctagggaacaggttccaagttcagattccgggtttcgggagggaagactttcttcctaa
- a CDS encoding SICA-like antigen: MYNVLDDGQDDQDMCSNLDDKKHSEKELCKILARIFLWMDGLKLDPSKEKVGSFPWVPRKEEDEKPKEKELHSYYRCLIGKVTILNMLGKHCMLKEVSETVKNGREEMRRTNDLGEGNQLCKDVYFGSLKLGNRFMWEEIKKEIDGHERENDHSVGLSLVTKGKSKLHTVRDQVLDTSICPSGEGTLDQTILQNLEIKVIDNEDLSLDEATDPPGKKTSGKDELEDVLDKAEKEVQEGGVDAGIVEVLKEINRIWDEKIQKAQEKMAAKAVPAPTVPGK, from the coding sequence ATGTATAATGTACTGGATGATGGGCAGGATGATCAGGATATGTGTTCCAATTTGGACGATAAGAAGCACTCGGAAAAGGAGTTATGTAAAATTCTAGcaagaatatttctttggATGGATGGATTAAAGCTAGACCCTAGCAAGGAAAAAGTAGGAAGTTTCCCATGGGTACcaagaaaagaggaggatgaaaaaccgaaagagaaggaactaCACTCTTATTATCGATGTTTAATCGGTAAAGTTACTATATTAAACATGTTAGGTAAGCATTGTATGTTAAAGGAAGTATCAgaaacagttaaaaatggtaGGGAAGAAATGAGGAGAACTAACGATCTTGGGGAGGGGAATCAACTCTGTAAGGACGTGTATTTCGGAAGTTTAAAATTGGGGAACAGGTTCATGTGGGAGGAAATTAAGAAGGAGATAGATGGCCATGAGAGGGAAAACGACCATAGTGTTGGGTTATCGCTAGtaacaaaaggaaagagcAAATTGCACACAGTAAGGGACCAAGTACTAGACACTAGTATTTGCCCAAGCGGAGAAGGGACATTGGACCAAACAATCTTACAGAATTTAGAAATAAAAGTCATCGACAATGAAGACCTGTCCCTAGACGAAGCCACTGACCCTCCCGGGAAAAAAACTTCAGGGAAGGACGAGTTGGAGGATGTATTGGACAAAGCTGAGAAAGAAGTGCAAGAAGGAGGGGTCGATGCGGGTATAGTGGAAGTattgaaggaaataaatagaATATGGGacgaaaaaattcaaaaggCTCAAGAGAAAATGGCAGCGAAGGCTGTACCAGCACCAACTGTCCCAGGTAagtaa